The DNA region CGGTATCGAGCTGCCGAATGCGCGCCGCGAAAAGGTCGTCCTGCGCGAGATCCTGGCCTCGAAAGCCTATGGCGACGGCACCCAGCCGCTGCCGCTGGCGCTGGGCAAGGACATCGGCGGCGGGCCGGTGGTGGCGAACCTCGCCAAGATGCCGCACCTGCTGATCGCCGGGACCACCGGCTCGGGCAAGTCGGTAGCCATCAACACCATGATCCTGTCGCTGCTCTACAAGCTGTCGCCGGACGAATGCCGGCTGATCATGATCGACCCCAAGATGCTGGAGCTGTCGGTCTACGACGGCATCCCGCATCTGCTGTCTCCGGTCGTCACCGACCCCAAGAAGGCCGTCGTCGCGCTGAAATGGGTCGTGGGCGAGATGGAGGAACGCTATCGCAAGATGTCCAAGATGGGCGTCCGCAACATCGAGGGCTACAATGGCCGCGTGCGCGAGGCGCTGGACAAGGGCGAGCTGTTCAAGCGCACCGTGCAGACCGGATTCGACGAGGATACCGGCGAGCCGGTGTTCGAAACCGAGGAATTCCAGCCCGAGACCTTCCCCTATATCGTTGTGATCGTTGACGAAATGGCCGACCTGATGATGGTCGCGGGAAAAGAGATCGAGGCCTGCATTCAGCGGCTGGCGCAGATGGCGCGGGCCAGCGGCATCCACCTGATTATGGCGACGCAGCGGCCTTCGGTCGATGTGATCACAGGCACGATCAAGGCGAACTTCCCGACCCGGATCTCGTTCCAGGTCACGTCCAAGATCGACAGCCGCACCATCCTGGGCGAGCAGGGCGCCGAGCAGCTGCTGGGCCAGGGCGACATGCTTTACATGGCCGGCGGGTCCAAGATCACCCGCGTGCATGGCCCCTTCGTCAGCGACGAGGAGGTCGAGGAAGTCGTCAATCATCTCAAAAGCTTCGGCCCGCCCAGCTATATGTCGGGCGTGGTCGAGGGCCCAGACGAGGAGCGCGCCGACAGCATCGACATGGTGCTGGGGCTGTCCACCGGCGAGGGCGGCGATGCCGAGCTTTACGACATGGCCGTGGCCATCGTCGCCAAGGACCGCAAGTGCTCGACGAGCTATATCCAGAGGAAGCTTGCCATCGGCTACAACAAGGCGGCGCGGCTGGTCGAGCAGATGGAGGAGCAGGGCGTCGTCAGCCCGGCGAACCATGTCGGCAAGCGCGAAGTGCTCGTCCCGGAAGTGTGATCGCAAAGTTTCGCGGGACAAGGGCCGGGCGCGATGCCCGGCCTTTTTCGTTGCGCGGGCAACTGCGTGCGTTGTGCGGTGCTCATGGCCCCTGCCCTGCCGCTGAAAACCCGGAAAATGCTGGGGGTTTTCGCTGTGACGGCCGTGCAAGGGGGCGTACACCGCGCGTACATAGGGCGTATGCCGTCAAGGAGATCAGATCTCTTCGGGCCATTCGATCGTGACCTCGCCTCCGAAAAAGGCCGCCGCCCGAGCAACCGGCTTGAGCTTCACGTCGCGACGACAGCTTTGATAATAGCTGCCGGTTTTGAGGCGGCGGTCCAGATCCACCAGCGAGACGCCGGCGGCAAAGGCTCGCGCTCGGATCGCGTCGAGCGCAGGATCATCAAGCGGACGCGGCCGGTAACGACGCTCGGCCCCGACATGGCGTGCCTTGCCTTTCAGCTGGGCCAGTCTCATGCCGGGAAAGCTGGCAAGGAGATCGCGGTCGGAGACGCCGCGCCGGAACAGCTCCAGCAGGCAGCGCACTTCACGGTTGGTCCAGATATGGCGAGAGGACGTCATGCCAAGACAACGGCAACGGTATCTCAAGGCATTCAGCGAGCGATGCGGCAGGCTGGCCTGCATCTGCTTGTAATCGGGATAGCCGCAACGCAGCAGGTCATCCTCGGCGCCGGTCCATCGAACCATCCGTCGTTGTCCATCGGACATGGATGCGCCCACCCATGACGGCGACCGCGCGACCGACCAGTCGCAAGTCATGGCGACGCGGGGCACAGAAATACCCCCTCCCGCCCGTATAGCTGTCGAGATCCCGCATCGTCAGCCCAAGCTGATGCGCCCGCAGTCGAACCTGATCGAGCAGCGCGAAACCGGTCGGCTTTGGCGCAGGGCGGGGCCGGACGATTCCGATCCGGTTGGCCTTGCTCCAGATCTGGCGCTTGGTCTTGCCGGGAAACATCTCCAGCAGCGCCGCCATGGGTTCGCCCTTGGCATAGGGGCGGCGCAGCTTTTGCGCCTCGGCCTCGGACCATATGCGCAGCGGCGGCACGAGGCCAAGCTGCCGGGCCTTGTGGCGGATCGCGCAGGTGGTGCGGCCGGGCAGCAGGTCGTGCAGATGCGGATCGCCCGGAAAGAGCCTGCGCAGCGTCGAAAGCTCGACCTCGGTCCAGAGACGATGGCCGCCGAGGGTGCAGCCGGTTCGCGCCATATGGCGACGGATCGCATTGGCGCCGTCAAAGCCGCGCCGCTGGCTTGCGGAAAGCAGCATCATCCTTCTCCGCCGAATCCCGGCAAGACCAGCAGCGCAGGATAGGCAAGGCCCTGAACCGGAAGGCCCTACCCCTCATGTCCCATCACAAGCGGCCCGGCGTCGGCGCTTTTCTCGCGCCCGCCCGAGCCCTCGTCCACCGTCACCACTACGGACAGCCCGGGTTCCAGATATTCCGACATCTCCTGCCCCGGATCGATGGCGATCCGCACCGGCAGGCGCTGCGCGACCTTGGTGAAGTTGCCGGTGGCGTTCGAAGCCGAGAGCAGGCTGAATTCCGAGGCGGTGGCGGGCGAGAAGGCTTCGATGCGGCCGGTGAAGCTGCGGTGTTGCATGGCGTCCACGGTGAAGGTGGCGCGGTCGCCGATGCGGACGCCGTGCAGCTGGGTTTCCTTGAAGTTCGCGATCACCCAGACCTCGGGGCCGACATGGCTGACCAGCGCGGTGCCGGCGGTGACATATTGCCCCTGCCGCACGCCGAGCTGGCCCAGCCGGCCGTCCGAGGGGGCGCGGATCACGGTGTTGTCGAGGTCGATCTGCGCCAGTTCCACCGCCGCCTTGGCCGAGGCGATCTCGGCGCGCTTGGCGGCCAGCCCGACCTCGGCGCCGTTGACGGTTTCCCGCGCGACGGCGATGGCGCTTTCCGCTTGCGTCACGCCGGCCTCGGCCTGGCGCAGCGCCAGTTCGGACTGGTCGGCCGAGCTTTGCGCGGTGACGCCGCGCGATTGCAGGGCGCTGGCCCGGTCCCAGGTCGATTTCGCGGTGTCGCGGGCGGCCTCGGCGGCGGAAAGCGCGGCCTCGGCCGATTGCAAGCTGGCCTGGGCGGAATGCACCGATTGCTGCTGGATCTTCAGCGCCGCCTCGGCGCCTTCCAGCGCGGCCTGGGCCTGCGCCAGCTTCTGGCGGTATTGCCGGTCGTCGATGCGGGCGACGACCTGGCCCTGGCGCACGGTCTGGAAGTCCTGCACCTCGACCGCGGCGACATAGCCCGAGAGTTGCGGCGCGACGGTGGTGATCTTGCCGCGGATATAGGCGTTCTCGGTCTGCGGATGCGAGGAATTGAACGGCGGCAGGTGCCAGGCGTAAAGCACGATCAAGAGGCCGGCGAGGCCGGCGACGAGGGCGATCAGCGTGGGGATCAGGTGGTTCTTGGTCATTTCGCGGGCTCGGGGTTGGCGGGCAGAACGGCAGGCTGGCGGCGCGCGGCCATCCAGTCGCGGAAGATGTGGAGCAGCAATGCGCAAAGCGCCGTCGCCGCCACCAGGAAGGTCAGAAGATAGGCGTCGTTATAGGCCATGACATAGGCCTGGTTGCTGGCGTCCTGGGCGATCAGCGCCACCGCCTGCGCCTTGCGGGCGGCGATGTCGGGCATCTGCGCGGCCAGCGCCGCCATGCGCGCGGCGATGGCGGCGGTGGTTTCCGGGTCGGCTGCCGTCAGCTCTTCGCGCAGGACCTGCAGGTGCAGGGCCTGGCGGTGGTTGATGAAGGTCGAGAACAGGCCCGAGCCCATGGCCCCGCCCAGCGACTGGGTTGAAATGAACACCACGACGAAGGACAGCAGGTAGTTCGGCCCCTTGGCTAGCGCCGCGACCAGCCCCTGCATCATCGCCGGCGCCAGGTAGAATGTGCCCGAGAACGCGATCAGCGCCTGGCTCAGCATCATCTGCGCCGGCCTTGTGTCGATGGTCGAATGGCTGTCCATGAAGGCGCCGGTGCAGAACAGGACCAGCGCGATCAGGTGCAGCACCGGCACGCGTTCGGGCTTGATCACCGGGATCAGCGCCAGCCCTCCCAGCACGGTGGCGGCGGTGATCATGGCGAAAAGCGGCACCAGCTGACCTTGCGTCACGCCGAGGATGGTGAACATGCGCGGCGCGCCCGAGCTTTGTTCCGACAGCACCAGGCGAAAGATAAGCAGCGTCACGGTCAGGTGCACCATGGCCGGGCTGGCGAGCCAGCGGATGTCGAGAAGCGGCGTCTTGCGGTGCAGCTCGATCACCACGGCACCGGTCAGGGCGACGGCGGCCAGGGCCAGCACCCAGCCGATCCAGGGGGTGTCGGTCCACCAGAAGGTGGCGCCCATGGTGAAGGCCGCTGTCAGGCTGCCGAAGCCGATGGCGATCAGCACCCAGCTGACCAGGTCCATGGCGGCGATCACCTTGACGCGCGGCAGCGAGGTCAGCGGCAGCGCATAGACCAGCGCCAGCGACACCGCCGCCAGCCCCAGCGACATCAGGTGCAGGGGACCCCAGCCCAGGTCTCCCATCAGGCTGGGCGAGATCACGCGCGCCAGCGACGGTCCCGCCGAGAGCATGGCCATGACCATGGGCAGGCCGAGCCGCATCTTCCAGGCCGGGGGCAGCGGTTCGAGCATGTACATGAAGGCAAGCGTGGACAGCGGCGCGGCGGCGGCGCCGGCAAAGAACTGCACCACGATGGCCGAGCGCAGGTCCGAGATCGCCAGCGCCGCCAGCGAGACCAGCAGGTAGAGCACGATGGCCACCTCGGCAAAGCGGCGCAGGCCGAACTGGGTGCGGATCTTGATGAGCATCAGGGGCAGCGAGGCGCGCGGGATCAGGAAGGCCGCCATCAGCCAGGTGGTCTGGGTCTGGGTGGCGCCGAGGTCGCCGGCGATCTGCGGGATGTTGCTGCTGACGAATCCCTGCGCCAGGCCCTGGGTCATGCCGATGGTCAGCGAGGCGCCGATATAGCCCAGCGTCATGGGCAGGGATTTCGGCACGAAGGGCGGCGGGGCGGCCGGGGGGGCCGGCGTGGCAGAGGGGGTGGTGGCCGGAGTGCCCGGGGCGGCGGCCGGGGTGGCGGCGTCGCTCATGACTGGCGCAGCTTTTCGGCGTTCTCGGCCATGCGGGCCAGCGTGCGGCGGGTGGCGGCAAGATCGCCCTCGGGGATGCCCTCGGACAGCGCGGCATCGACCTCGGCGCGGAAGCCCAGCAGGGGCTCGATGCGGGCGGCGTCGGTCAGGTGGACGGCGTGCTTGCGCGCGTCGCCCGGCAGGGCGCGGCGCTCGGCCAGGCCCTGCTGTTCCAGCGCGTCGAGCAGGCGCTTCAGCGTGGGCGTCTCGATCCCCAGCGTGGCGGCCAGCTTGGCCTGGCTCGCGCCCTCGTCGCGGCCTATCGCGGTCAGCAGGCGGGCGCGGGCGAAGGTCAGGCCGTAACGCTCGACCCGCATCTCGAAGGCGGCGCGGATGCTGCGGGTCAGCGCGATGAGCGTGTCGAAGATCATGGTTTCGGGCATGGCAGAATCCGGCGCCGGGGGCGAGTCGCTTTCGTTAGTTAGCTAACTAATGAAAACCGCCGCCAAGATCAAGGCCCGCCTGCGGGTATCGCGGGCGGGGCCTTGGGCCGAACGGGCGCGGGGCGCGTCAGTAGTCGCGTTCGTAGAACAGGCCGATCGAGCTTTCGCCCTCGCTGTCCACCGAGCCGCGCGCGGTCAGCGCCTTGTTGATGTCGAGGTTCAGGTTCAGCTGGGTCTTGCCGTCGCCGCCGACCTGCACGTCGGTATAAAGGTTTTCCGACAGATACTTGCCGGCACGGACCGAGACATTGCCCTGGTCGTCGGTGGCAAGGTCCAGATCGTCCAGCCCGGTCGAGGCGCGCAGCCGGCCGATGATGCCCTCGCCGCCCTTGCCGGCCAGGGTCGCCACGGCGCTGGCAAGCTGGGCCGCCTGCAAGGCGCTGATATTGTCGAGGCCCCGGCCGAACAGCAGCTGCGACAGCACCTCTTCCTGCGGCATCTCGGGCGAGGATTCGAAGGTGATCTCGGGGTCGTAGGCCTCGCCGTCGATGATGATGCGGGTGGTGATGTCGTCCTGCTGCGTCTCGGCCACCAGGCGGATCACCGGGATCAGGCTGCCCTGCAGCTCGATGATGCCCTCGGTCATGTCGAAGCGCTTGCCCAGCAGGTCGACGCGGCCGCGGATCAGTTCCAGCTTGCCGATGGGGATCGGCTGGCGGGCGTTGCCGGTCAGGCGGATCTCGCCGCCCAGCTCGGCATCGACGCCGCGGCCGCGCACGAAGACCTGGTCGGGGGCCGAGATCAGCAGGTCGAAGCGCGCCGGATTGGCCGGCGGGATCGCCGGCGGCGAGGTCATGCCGGCGGCGGTGGCGTCGGGGCTGGGGAACTCCAGCAGCCCGGCCTTGGCCCGGGTCTGGCGCTGCGGCGGCCGTTCCGAGCGGTGGATGATGTCGGGGATCGCCCGCGCGCCGCCGAGACCCGTCGAGGGGATGCGCAGTTCCGTATGGCCGACGTCGATGCGGCCCGAGACCAGCGGCCCCTGCCCTACCGTGCCCGCGACGGTGATGGCGCCGTTGACCCGGGTTTCGTACAGGTTCGGGTCGCGCAGCACGACATTCGCCAGCCGCACGTCCAGGTTCATCTGCCGACTGCCGGTCAGGTTGACCGGGCCGGTGACCGAGATGGTGCCGCCGGCCTCGACCGCGCCGCGCACGTCCACGTCGATGCGGCCGGCGTTGAAATCGGCATTGGCGTTCAGGCTGCCCACGGCCAGGCCGAAGCGCGGCTCGGCCAGCCGGCCACCCGTTAGCGCCACCCGGCCCGAAAGCGATTCCAGCGCCGGCTTGCCGTTCAGCCGCAAGTCGAAGCTCAGCGGCCCCTCGACCGAGCGGGTGCGCAGGAAGGGGTTGGCGGCCGCGGCGTTGCTGGTGCCCTCGACGCGAATGTCGGCGGTGGCGAAGCTGGTCGCGGCGGTGCCGGTGACGCGGGCCCGGGTATCGCCCGGTCCCGTCGCGATCAGGTTCACGTCGTAGTTCCGGCCGGCGTTGCGGATGGTGCCCTTGACCGTCGCCGGCCCCGGGAAGCCCTGCACCAGCAAGCCAAGATCGGCGAGCCGGGCGTCGAGGTTCAGCCCCTCGGACGGGCTGCCGTCGCCGGTGACGGAAAGCTGCGGGTTCTGCGCCCGCAACCGGCTGACGGTCACGCTGCCGTCGGCGCGCTGGGTCGCGGCAAGCTCGATCTGGGTCCGGCCGGCCAGCACGGCATCGGCCTGAGCATTGCCGACGGCAAGGTTGCTGGCATTGCCGGTCGCGGTGATCGCGCGGGTGCCGTCCTGCTGGTCCTGCACCCGGCCCTGGGCCTGCACCGCGCCCCGGAAGCCACGGCCGAGGAAGCGCAGGTCGTCGGCGCGCAGGTTGGCGGTCAGGTCGGTGGCGCCCTTGCCGAGCTTGCCGGCGGCGTCCACGTTCAGGCGCGGGTTCTGCACCGTCGCGGTGTCGATGGTGAAGACGCCGCCGCGCTCGGTCCCCTGCACGGCAAGCCGGGTCTGGCCGGCCAGCGCGCCGTCGACCTGCGCCTGGCCGAAGGACAGGTCGGTGCCGGTGCCGGTCACGTCCAGCCGCCGCGCGCCGTCACCCGCGTCCTTGAAGCTGCCCTGCGCATCCAGCGACCCGCGCCAGCCGCGGCCGAAGCTGGCCAGCGACTTGATGTTGACCGCGCCGGTCATGTCGGTCGCCTTGCCGATGGTGCCCTGCGCGGTGGCCTGCATCTGCTGGTTCTGCAGGTTGAAGCTGTCGATGGTGAATTCGCCGCCCTGCTCGCGCGCGGAGAGTTTCAGGTCGGTGACGCCGGTCAGCGCCCCGTCAACGTCCTGCTGGCCGAAGCGCAGGTCGGTGCCGCGCCCGCTCAGCTCCAGCCGGCGGGCATTGCCCTGCTTGGACGCGGTGCCTTGCAGCACCACCCCGCCCGAGAAGCCGCGGCCCAGCACCGCAAGGTCGGGCATGGCGACGGAAAGCTCGCCGTCCAGCGCCTGCATCGAGAAGCTGCCCTTGCCCTGGGCGTCGAGCTGCGGGTTCTGCAGGCTGAACTGCTGCAGCTGATAGGCGCCGGCGCTTTCCAGCAGCTCGACCACCAGGTCGGTCTCGCCCTTGAAGGCGCCGTCGATCTCGGGCCGGCCCAGGGTCAGGTCCTGCGCCTTGCCCTGCAGCGCCAGCTTGCGGCCGCCCTGCGGGCCGGTCAGATGCGCCTGGGTCCGCACCGCCCCCGCATAGCGCGGGTCGGCGACCGACAGATCGGGCATCGAGATCGTCGCCGTCACGTCGCTGGCATTGCTGTTCAGGTAACCCTGCGCCTCGGCCGTGAGGTTCTGGGCATTGACGGTCAGGTTGCGCAGCTGGATGCCGGTGCCGTCGCGCTTGGCCGACAGGTCGATGGTCGATTCGCCGGCCAGCATGCGGTCGGCCTGATCCTGGCCGATGCGGATATCATGGCCCTTGACCTGGGTATCCAGGTCGAAACCCTTGCCCAGCAGGACATAGCGGCCCTTGATCGCCGCCTCGGCCCGTCCGCCCAAGGCTCGCCCGGCCAGGCGCGAGAAATGCGACAGGTCGTCGTGCGTTGCGGTGATGTCACCCGAAACGGCAAGGCCGCTTTTCAGGCCCGAGACCTCGGCCTCGCCCTGGAAGCCGTAGCCCTTGCCGTTGATGTTCATGCCCCAGAACTTCAGCGCATTGCCGGGGGTGAAGGCGAAGTTCAGGCCGCCGTTCAGCGTGTCGCCCAGGGCCTCGGCCAGGCCGGGGTCGGTGGGCTTGACCTCGTCCATGCCGAAGGCGACCCAGCCGCGCACCTCGGACAGCGCCTGGACGTCGGTCAGCAGCACCCGGCCGCGACCGTCGAGCCGCAGCTCGGACAGCGACAGGTCGGGCCGCGTCATGTCGCCGACGCGGCCGTTCAAGACCCAGCCCGCGCCCTGCGCGGCGTCGTAGTCCAGCCGCAGATTGCCCGAGGTCACGGTCATCGGCTTGTCGCCGAAGGGCACCGCGACCGGCAGTTGCGTGGCGCCGGCGTCCTGGCCCAGAAGCAGCGTCAGATGCGCGCTTTCCGGCGCGCCCTGGGCGGTGGTGGCGACCGAGCCCGCCAGGTCCAGCGCCCCGGTGGTGACCTTGAGTTCCGGCACCAAGAGCCGGCCGTCGGCGCCGCGCCAGCCCTCGGCGCGGATCTGCGAGGTGCCCTCGAAGAACTGCTGGTTCTCGGGCGAGGTCAAGGTCGCGATGTCGCCGTCGAGCTGGGCCAGGAAGGCCGTGCCCGGGGCGCCGTCGCGCGGTTCGGCCCGCACGGAAACGCTGCCCTGCACGCGTGGCTCGCCGTCGGTCATCAGCGCGATCTTGGCGGTGTAATCCGACAGCGGCCCGGTGCCCGAGATCTCGGCCTGCACGGCCGGGCGGCCGTTCATCTTGACGATATTGGTGAAAAGGCCGTCCTTCGCCTCGTCCAGCTTCAGGTCCAGCGCCAGCACCCGGGTCTCGTTGGAAAAGCCCGCGTCCAGCAGGAACTGGCCGCGCGGACCGTCGACGCGGTCGATGGTCAGCTTGGTGGCGCCTTCGCCGTTTGCGAGGTTCATCGAGCCGTCGATGGCGATCACCGCCTCTTGGCCGATGATCGGCTGGCCCAGCTCGACCCGGCCGACCTGGATCTTGTCGATGTTCACGCTGACCGGCAGCTGCGGCAGCGAAAACTCGCGCGCCTCGGGCTGCGGCGCGCTGTCGCCGCCGCCGGGCAGACGCGGCAGGATGATGCGTTCGGCGGACAGCTCGTCGATCTGGATGCGGCGCGACAGCAGAGCCGAGCGGCTCCAACTCATGGCGCCGTTTTCCAGCGTGATCCAGACGCCGTCGTCGTCGGCGATGGTCATGCGGTCGAAGGTCGCGCGGGACGACAGCGCACCGCGGAAGCCGTCGATCTGCACCTCGCGGCCGGCGCCGGACAGCTTTTCCTGCAGGAAGCGGGTGATGAAGCCCTTGTCGTCCTCGACCTGCTGCGAGATCTCGGCGGCGCTGTCCTGCGCGGCGGCGACCAAAGGCGCGGCCAGCACGAGGCAAAGGGCGAAGAGGAAACGGTAAGCCAGATCGCGCATCAGAATGCCTGCCCCAGACCGATATAGACCTGCACCCCGCCGTCGTCGCCATCGCCGCCGCCGACCGGCGTTGCAACGTCGAAGCGCAGCGGGCCGATCGGGGTCTTGTAGCGGATGCCGGCACCGGCGCCGGCCTGCCAGCCGCTGGCACCGGACCAAGCGCTGTCCTCCCACACCCGGCCGGCGTCGGCAAAGATGGCGAGGCCGATCTTTTCGCGGACCTGGATGCGGGTTTCGGCGGTCAGGGTGACGATGGACATGCCGCCGGTCTTGACCGGGCCCTCGGGGCCCTGGATCACCTCGACGCCCAGCGATTCATAGGAATGGCCGCGCACGGTGCCGCCGCCGCCCGACCAGAACAGATAGTCGCGCGGGGTTTCCTGAATGTCTGGGCCGGCGACGGTGCCCAGCCGCGCCCGGCCGGCCAGCGTGAACTTGTCGTCCTTGCCGAAGCTGTAATAGGCCCGGCCCTCGGCGGTGATCTGCGCGCCCGAGCCGGTCTCGTCCTGCAGTCCGACGAAGGGGATCACCCCGCCCGACAGCCAATAGCCGTGCTTGGCATCGTTCTTGTCGTCGCGCTTGTCCCAGGTGACCGAGGCCGGCAGCGCGAACAGCCGGAAGTCGGTCTGGCCCGAATCGTCGTCCACCCGCAGCGCGCGATATTGCAGCGCCACGTCGGCGGTCAGCTGGTCGCTGGGCAGCCAGGTGAAGCCCAGGCCGAAGGTGCCGGACTTGAGGTCGTAATCCTCTTCCTGCTGGCTGACGACCTGGGCCAGCACATAGCCGGTGGTGTCGGCGGTGATCGTCGCCGGCCGGTCGATGCGGACGCCCAGGTTATAGTCGCGGCCGGTGTCGCCGCCGATGTCGGAAACGCCGGCATCGACGCGCAGCCGCTCGCCGCCGCGGAACAGGTTGCGGTTGATCCAATAGGCGGTCAGCGCCAGCCCGTCAGTGTTGGAATATTCAAAGCCGGCGCCCAGGCGGCGCAGCTTCTGCTCCACCACCAGCAGGTCCACGTCCAGCGTATTGCCGGGGCCGATATAATCGGCCTCGGTCAGGGTGATGGCCGAGAACACGCCCGAGCGGCGCAGGCGCTTCCTGACATCCTCGAGCTTTTCTGGGTCGAATTTCTCGCCCTCGGGAAAGCCGGCGATCTTGCGCAGCCGGCGCGGGTCCATGCGCTTTTCGCCGCGGATGGTCAGCTGGCCGAAGCGCAGTTCCGGGCCGGGGGCCAGCAGGATCTGGCTGTCGATCTTGTTGGTGGCGTGGTCGGCGACGATCTCGGTCTTGGCCACGTCCGCCTTGGCATGGCCCACGTTGCGCCAGCCCGAGACTGCGGCGGTGGCGGCCGATTTCATGTCGCCGGTGCGGGCGATGGCGCCGGTGCGATAGTCCTTGGGCAGCACGGTGCCCGGCGCCACCGGCGCGATCTCGGCCCGGCTGTAGCGGAAGCGCGGCCCCGGCTGGACATGGACCACGACCTTGTGCACCACGGCGGGCGCGTCGAGCGGGGCGATGGCCGCGGCCTCGGTCCCGTCCAGCGAAATGTCGATCAGCCCGGAATAATAGCCGTTGTCGTAGAGCACCCCCAGGATGCGGGCATAATCGCCGCGCGCGGCGGCCAGGATGTCCTGGCCGGTCACCCGCCCCTCGTCCTGGGCCGAGACCAGCAGCGAGGTCGAACGAATCTGCGGCAGCAGGTCGTCATCGCCGCCCGAGACGTTGAAATCCAGGTCCACGGGCGAGGAATCATTGCCCTTCTTGCCGCCGAACAGGCCCGAAAACGGCGAGGAGGACGAGGATGAGGACGACCCCGAGGACTGCGCCCACACCATGCCCGCGCCCGTGCCAAGCACGATTGCGGCGGATACGCCTGCCGTAATCCAGCTTCTCATTGCCTGTCTGCCCTGCTTTTTGCCGGTTTTGCGGCAGCATCGCAGGGAAGGTTAACAAAATCCAGCGCAGCGGGCCGATTTTAGCCAGATTTCACCGGATAGCGGCAAGACAGCCATGCAATGCGGCCAAGTCGTCGCGGATCACGCCCACCGGCACCGCCTGCGGAATCCGCGCCATCAGCGGGTCCGACAGAAAGGCCTGCTCGAAGAGTCCGAACCGGTCGATGCAGGTCAGCGCCACACTGCCGAACAGGAACATTCCGTCCATAGGCATGAATCGCAAGGCAAGTTCGCGGCAGAGCAGGCCGAACAGCCGGGCGTAAAGCGCCAGCGTTTCTTCGGCCGCCGCATCGCCCTGGGCGGCGGCGGCGGTCACCGCCTCGGCCCGGGCCGGCAGCGTATCGGTGCGCAGCGCGTGCAGACGCGCCAGCCCGCGCCCGGCGAAAAGCTCTTCGACCGAATCGATCTGCGCGGCCTTGTCGCCCAGCGCCTCGGCCAGCGGCGCGGCGACCGAGACCGGCAGCCGGGTATGGCCTTCCTCGGCCTCCAGGCAGGCGATGCCGCCGCCCTCCAGCACCTTGACCGCGCAGACGTTGAAGCCGGTCCCGGCATTCACCACCAGCCGCTGGCCGTTCGGCCGCGCCGCGCCGGAGGGGCCGCGCAGGAAACCCGCCGCCTCGCCCTTCAGCGCCGGCGTGGCGTAGCCCAGCGCGGTCAGGTCGTTGATCAGCCGGGCGCGCGGGGCGCCGGTCAGCGCGCGCAGCCGGGCGGTCGAGAAATCCCAGTCGCGGTTGGTCAGCCGCGCCTCGTCGCCCCAGACCGGGCCGGCGACATCGACGCAGACGGCCTCGATCCGCGGGCTGCCCTGCTGCGCCAGATAGGCGGTCACCACCGCGTCGAACGTGGCATGGTCGTCGCCGCGGAAACGGGTGATCGAGCCCATGTCCAGCGCGCCCTCGCGCGCCAGCGCCAGCCGCGCATTGGTGCCGCCCACATCCGCCAGCAAGATCGCCATTCCGTCGCTCCTCCGCAGCCGTCCCTCGGGCGGTTCTAGGGCATTCCCGGGGTC from Paracoccus aminovorans includes:
- a CDS encoding SANT/Myb-like DNA-binding domain-containing protein — translated: MVRWTGAEDDLLRCGYPDYKQMQASLPHRSLNALRYRCRCLGMTSSRHIWTNREVRCLLELFRRGVSDRDLLASFPGMRLAQLKGKARHVGAERRYRPRPLDDPALDAIRARAFAAGVSLVDLDRRLKTGSYYQSCRRDVKLKPVARAAAFFGGEVTIEWPEEI
- a CDS encoding HlyD family secretion protein codes for the protein MTKNHLIPTLIALVAGLAGLLIVLYAWHLPPFNSSHPQTENAYIRGKITTVAPQLSGYVAAVEVQDFQTVRQGQVVARIDDRQYRQKLAQAQAALEGAEAALKIQQQSVHSAQASLQSAEAALSAAEAARDTAKSTWDRASALQSRGVTAQSSADQSELALRQAEAGVTQAESAIAVARETVNGAEVGLAAKRAEIASAKAAVELAQIDLDNTVIRAPSDGRLGQLGVRQGQYVTAGTALVSHVGPEVWVIANFKETQLHGVRIGDRATFTVDAMQHRSFTGRIEAFSPATASEFSLLSASNATGNFTKVAQRLPVRIAIDPGQEMSEYLEPGLSVVVTVDEGSGGREKSADAGPLVMGHEG
- a CDS encoding MFS transporter, encoding MSDAATPAAAPGTPATTPSATPAPPAAPPPFVPKSLPMTLGYIGASLTIGMTQGLAQGFVSSNIPQIAGDLGATQTQTTWLMAAFLIPRASLPLMLIKIRTQFGLRRFAEVAIVLYLLVSLAALAISDLRSAIVVQFFAGAAAAPLSTLAFMYMLEPLPPAWKMRLGLPMVMAMLSAGPSLARVISPSLMGDLGWGPLHLMSLGLAAVSLALVYALPLTSLPRVKVIAAMDLVSWVLIAIGFGSLTAAFTMGATFWWTDTPWIGWVLALAAVALTGAVVIELHRKTPLLDIRWLASPAMVHLTVTLLIFRLVLSEQSSGAPRMFTILGVTQGQLVPLFAMITAATVLGGLALIPVIKPERVPVLHLIALVLFCTGAFMDSHSTIDTRPAQMMLSQALIAFSGTFYLAPAMMQGLVAALAKGPNYLLSFVVVFISTQSLGGAMGSGLFSTFINHRQALHLQVLREELTAADPETTAAIAARMAALAAQMPDIAARKAQAVALIAQDASNQAYVMAYNDAYLLTFLVAATALCALLLHIFRDWMAARRQPAVLPANPEPAK
- a CDS encoding MarR family winged helix-turn-helix transcriptional regulator: MPETMIFDTLIALTRSIRAAFEMRVERYGLTFARARLLTAIGRDEGASQAKLAATLGIETPTLKRLLDALEQQGLAERRALPGDARKHAVHLTDAARIEPLLGFRAEVDAALSEGIPEGDLAATRRTLARMAENAEKLRQS